A part of Kryptolebias marmoratus isolate JLee-2015 linkage group LG8, ASM164957v2, whole genome shotgun sequence genomic DNA contains:
- the eno1a gene encoding enolase 1a, (alpha) isoform X2: protein MSILKIHAREIFDSRGNPTVEVDLFTKGGLFRAAVPSGASTGIYEALELRDNDKTRFMGKGVKRAVKYINEFLAPALCNQGVSVLEQEKIDKLMLDMDGTENKSKFGANAILGVSLAVCKAGAAEKGVPLYRHIADLAGNPEVILPVPAFNVINGGSHAGNKLAMQEFMILPVGASSFKEAMRIGAEVYHNLKNVIKEKYGKDATNVGDEGGFAPNILENKEALELLKNAIAKAGYTDKIVIGMDVAASEFYKGGKYDLDFKSPDDPSRYISPDKLADLYKSFVKDYPVVSIEDPFDQDDWEAWTKFTTTTSIQVVGDDLTVTNPKRIAKAIAEKSCNCLLLKVNQIGSVTESLQACKLAQSNGWGVMVSHRSGETEDTFIADLVVGLRTGQIKTGAPCRSERLAKYNQLLRIEEELGDKARFAGQNFRHPI, encoded by the exons ATGTCCATCCTCAAGATCCACGCTCGTGAGATTTTCGACTCCCGTGGAAACCCCACCGTGGAGGTTGATCTGTTCACGAAGGGAG GTCTCTTCAGAGCCGCGGTCCCCAGCGGTGCTTCCACGGGTATCTACGAGGCCCTGGAGCTCCGCGACAATGACAAAACGCGCTTCATGGGGAAGG GAGTCAAAAGAGCTGTTAAATATATTAATGAGTTCTTGGCGCCTGCGTTATGTAATCAG GGTGTGAGCGTTCTGGAGCAGGAGAAGATCGACAAGCTGATGCTGGACATGGATGGCACTGAAAACAAAT CTAAGTTTGGTGCTAACGCCATCCTGGGCGTCTCTCTGGCTGTGTGCAAGGCTGGTGCCGCAGAGAAGGGCGTTCCCCTCTACCGCCACATCGCTGACCTGGCTGGCAACCCCGAAGTCATTCTCCCCGTCCCC GCTTTCAACGTCATCAACGGCGGCTCCCATGCAGGCAACAAGCTGGCCATGCAGGAGTTCATGATCCTGCCCGTCGGAGCCAGCAGCTTCAAGGAAGCCATGAGGATCGGTGCCGAGGTCTACCACAACCTGAAGAACGTCATCAAGGAGAAATACGGCAAGGACGCCACCAACGTGGGAGACGAGGGTGGCTTCGCCCCCAACATCCTGGAGAACAAGGAAG ctcTGGAGCTGCTGAAGAACGCCATCGCCAAGGCCGGCTACACCGACAAGATTGTCATCGGCATGGACGTGGCTGCCTCCGAGTTCTACAAGGGCGGAAAGTACGACCTGGACTTCAAGTCTCCAGATGACCCCAGCCGCTACATCTCCCCTGACAAGCTGGCTGATCTTTACAAGAGCTTTGTCAAGGATTACCCAG TGGTTTCCATTGAAGACCCCTTTGACCAGGATGACTGGGAGGCATGGACCAAATTCACGACGACCACCAGCATCCAGGTGGTGGGCGACGACCTCACCGTCACCAACCCCAAGCGCATTGCCAAGGCCATCGCTGAGAAGTCCTGCAACTGCCTGCTCCTGAAGGTCAACCAGATCGGCTCGGTCACGGAGTCCCTGCAGGC CTGCAAGCTGGCCCAGAGCAACGGCTGGGGAGTTATGGTCAGCCACCGCTCTGGAGAGACGGAGGACACCTTCATCGCTGACCTTGTTGTTGGCCTCCGCACCGGACAG ATCAAGACGGGAGCTCCTTGCCGATCCGAGCGTCTGGCCAAGTACAACCAGCTCCTCAG GATTGAGGAGGAGCTCGGCGACAAGGCCCGCTTCGCAGGCCAGAACTTCAGGCACCCCATCTGA
- the eno1a gene encoding enolase 1a, (alpha) isoform X1, with product MSILKIHAREIFDSRGNPTVEVDLFTKGGLFRAAVPSGASTGIYEALELRDNDKTRFMGKGVSKAVDHINKTIAPALVKEGVSVLEQEKIDKLMLDMDGTENKSKFGANAILGVSLAVCKAGAAEKGVPLYRHIADLAGNPEVILPVPAFNVINGGSHAGNKLAMQEFMILPVGASSFKEAMRIGAEVYHNLKNVIKEKYGKDATNVGDEGGFAPNILENKEALELLKNAIAKAGYTDKIVIGMDVAASEFYKGGKYDLDFKSPDDPSRYISPDKLADLYKSFVKDYPVVSIEDPFDQDDWEAWTKFTTTTSIQVVGDDLTVTNPKRIAKAIAEKSCNCLLLKVNQIGSVTESLQACKLAQSNGWGVMVSHRSGETEDTFIADLVVGLRTGQIKTGAPCRSERLAKYNQLLRIEEELGDKARFAGQNFRHPI from the exons ATGTCCATCCTCAAGATCCACGCTCGTGAGATTTTCGACTCCCGTGGAAACCCCACCGTGGAGGTTGATCTGTTCACGAAGGGAG GTCTCTTCAGAGCCGCGGTCCCCAGCGGTGCTTCCACGGGTATCTACGAGGCCCTGGAGCTCCGCGACAATGACAAAACGCGCTTCATGGGGAAGG GTGTCTCAAAAGCAGTTGATCATATCAATAAAACTATTGCACCTGCACTGGTTAAGGAG GGTGTGAGCGTTCTGGAGCAGGAGAAGATCGACAAGCTGATGCTGGACATGGATGGCACTGAAAACAAAT CTAAGTTTGGTGCTAACGCCATCCTGGGCGTCTCTCTGGCTGTGTGCAAGGCTGGTGCCGCAGAGAAGGGCGTTCCCCTCTACCGCCACATCGCTGACCTGGCTGGCAACCCCGAAGTCATTCTCCCCGTCCCC GCTTTCAACGTCATCAACGGCGGCTCCCATGCAGGCAACAAGCTGGCCATGCAGGAGTTCATGATCCTGCCCGTCGGAGCCAGCAGCTTCAAGGAAGCCATGAGGATCGGTGCCGAGGTCTACCACAACCTGAAGAACGTCATCAAGGAGAAATACGGCAAGGACGCCACCAACGTGGGAGACGAGGGTGGCTTCGCCCCCAACATCCTGGAGAACAAGGAAG ctcTGGAGCTGCTGAAGAACGCCATCGCCAAGGCCGGCTACACCGACAAGATTGTCATCGGCATGGACGTGGCTGCCTCCGAGTTCTACAAGGGCGGAAAGTACGACCTGGACTTCAAGTCTCCAGATGACCCCAGCCGCTACATCTCCCCTGACAAGCTGGCTGATCTTTACAAGAGCTTTGTCAAGGATTACCCAG TGGTTTCCATTGAAGACCCCTTTGACCAGGATGACTGGGAGGCATGGACCAAATTCACGACGACCACCAGCATCCAGGTGGTGGGCGACGACCTCACCGTCACCAACCCCAAGCGCATTGCCAAGGCCATCGCTGAGAAGTCCTGCAACTGCCTGCTCCTGAAGGTCAACCAGATCGGCTCGGTCACGGAGTCCCTGCAGGC CTGCAAGCTGGCCCAGAGCAACGGCTGGGGAGTTATGGTCAGCCACCGCTCTGGAGAGACGGAGGACACCTTCATCGCTGACCTTGTTGTTGGCCTCCGCACCGGACAG ATCAAGACGGGAGCTCCTTGCCGATCCGAGCGTCTGGCCAAGTACAACCAGCTCCTCAG GATTGAGGAGGAGCTCGGCGACAAGGCCCGCTTCGCAGGCCAGAACTTCAGGCACCCCATCTGA